The following are encoded in a window of Deinococcota bacterium genomic DNA:
- a CDS encoding phytoene/squalene synthase family protein codes for MDTAKLEEAIACCGRLTREHSSTFYLGSGLFPREQRRAVHVVYAVCRSGDDAVDEAATPEEAQRRLEAWWQGVQRAYLGAPDGGSATELGLTWILERHQVPFAAFAELHLGLCSDVHPRQVQDLDELMLYCRRVAGVVGWLVAPIAGYSGGERTLEQALALGQAMQLTNILRDVGEDLAAGRCYLPAELMARFGVAVEDLEAGRVSEGYVALLEELAALAHALYREGWQGIPKLSCPARTAVGVAALNYEAIVAKLRQNGYDNLTRRAHLRPLERLALIPRAVYACGRGVA; via the coding sequence GTGGACACAGCCAAGCTCGAGGAGGCTATCGCCTGCTGTGGCCGGCTGACCCGCGAGCACAGCAGTACCTTCTATCTGGGCTCGGGGCTCTTTCCGCGCGAGCAGCGCCGCGCCGTTCACGTCGTCTACGCGGTGTGCCGCAGCGGTGACGACGCCGTCGACGAGGCAGCTACGCCCGAGGAGGCGCAGCGCCGGCTCGAAGCCTGGTGGCAGGGCGTGCAGCGAGCCTATCTGGGCGCGCCCGACGGGGGCAGCGCCACCGAGCTCGGTCTTACCTGGATTTTGGAGCGTCACCAGGTGCCCTTCGCGGCTTTTGCCGAACTGCACCTGGGCCTCTGCAGCGACGTCCATCCCAGGCAGGTCCAGGACTTAGACGAGCTCATGCTCTACTGCCGCCGGGTGGCCGGGGTGGTGGGCTGGCTGGTCGCGCCGATTGCCGGCTACAGCGGCGGCGAACGCACGCTCGAGCAGGCGCTGGCGCTCGGCCAGGCGATGCAGCTCACCAACATCTTGCGCGATGTGGGCGAGGACTTGGCGGCGGGCAGATGCTACTTGCCCGCCGAGCTGATGGCGCGCTTTGGGGTCGCCGTCGAGGACTTGGAGGCCGGCCGGGTGAGCGAAGGCTATGTCGCGCTCTTAGAAGAACTCGCCGCCCTGGCCCACGCGCTCTACCGCGAGGGCTGGCAGGGCATCCCCAAGCTGTCCTGCCCGGCGCGAACCGCCGTCGGGGTGGCCGCGCTCAACTACGAGGCCATCGTCGCCAAGCTGCGCCAAAACGGCTACGACAACCTGACCCGGCGGGCGCACCTGAGGCCGCTCGAGCGGCTGGCGCTCATCCCCAGGGCGGTCTACGCCTGCGGCCGCGGCGTCGCCTGA